A window of Pirellulales bacterium genomic DNA:
GTGATCACCGCGCCGTGCAGTTCTGGCGATGCGAGCCGGCCGGCGCGGGCTTTGTCGACCAGCGTGCGTGATTCCTGCGTGACGCGCAGCAACGACTTGTGCAGCACGTCGCGCACGACCGGCACGATCAGCCCTTGCGGCGCATCGACGGCGATGCCGATGTCGAAGGCGTCTTCCCCGACGCCGACGAGGGCGTCGCCTTGCTCCCAGCGGACAGCCAGTTGCGGATGCCGCTTCAACACGCCGGCCACGAGACAGGCGATGAAGTCGGTATAGGTGGGCACGTGCTCGGCGCGGGCCGCCTTGAACTGTTCGCGCAGCGCCACGAGATTCGTGCAGTCGGCCGTCGTGGTGAGCGTGACCGGAACGGTCTGCCGGCTGCTGGCGCGCAGCCGCTCGGCAATGGCCCGGCGCCGCGGCGACAAGCTCGACGCCGGCCGCGGCGTTGCGCCGGCGGCGCGTACGTCGCGCTCGCGCACCCGACCGTTC
This region includes:
- a CDS encoding 2-oxo acid dehydrogenase subunit E2; amino-acid sequence: EVPFAAAVAPAAGPAARRAQRAAALAAKSAAPAAPPRDRESLASPRARRVAKELGIDWRSLSGSGVNGRVRERDVRAAGATPRPASSLSPRRRAIAERLRASSRQTVPVTLTTTADCTNLVALREQFKAARAEHVPTYTDFIACLVAGVLKRHPQLAVRWEQGDALVGVGEDAFDIGIAVDAPQGLIVPVVRDVLHKSLLRVTQESRTLVDKARAGRLASPELHGAVITLSNLGALGIDAFTPVINYPEIAILGLGAVRRVPVIGLDERIVAREKMVLSLTFDHAAIDGAPAARFLGDVAAAIDHAAAHLLQS